A region of Streptomyces sp. NBC_01750 DNA encodes the following proteins:
- a CDS encoding ABC transporter permease: MSAETNMATGAETTRIHNIGYRNYDGPRLGRAYARLSLYSQSLRGAYGLGRSAKSKVLPMILLAVMCLPAAIIVAVAVATKLKDLPLDYTRYAIVTQAVIGLFLAAQAPQSVSRDLRFKTVPLYFSRPVERIDYVLAKYGAMASALFVLTAAPLVILYIGSLLAKMDFADQTKGFAQGMLSVALLSVLFGGLGLVMAALTPRRGFGVAAVIATLTITYGAVSTVQAIAWETGSPDVIKWLGLFSPVTLIDGVQTAFLGATSAFPGEAGPGTGVGMVYLLVVLALVFGSYAVLMRRYRKVGL; encoded by the coding sequence ATGAGCGCCGAGACCAACATGGCGACCGGGGCCGAGACGACCCGGATCCACAACATCGGCTACCGGAACTACGACGGGCCGCGGCTCGGCCGCGCCTACGCCCGCCTCTCCCTCTACTCGCAGTCCCTGCGCGGGGCTTACGGACTCGGCCGCTCGGCCAAGTCCAAGGTGCTGCCGATGATCCTCCTCGCGGTGATGTGCCTGCCCGCGGCGATCATCGTCGCGGTCGCCGTCGCCACCAAACTCAAGGATCTCCCTCTCGACTACACGCGCTACGCGATCGTCACCCAGGCGGTCATCGGCCTCTTCCTGGCCGCCCAGGCCCCGCAGTCGGTCTCCCGTGATCTGCGCTTCAAGACGGTGCCGCTGTACTTCTCGCGCCCGGTCGAGCGCATCGACTACGTCCTCGCCAAGTACGGGGCAATGGCCTCGGCCCTCTTCGTACTCACCGCGGCACCGCTGGTCATCCTCTACATCGGCTCGCTGCTCGCCAAGATGGACTTCGCGGACCAGACGAAGGGATTCGCGCAGGGCATGCTTTCCGTCGCGCTTCTCTCCGTCCTCTTCGGCGGCCTCGGCCTGGTGATGGCCGCGCTCACGCCGCGCCGCGGCTTCGGTGTCGCCGCCGTGATCGCCACGCTGACCATCACGTACGGCGCCGTCTCCACCGTCCAGGCCATCGCCTGGGAGACCGGCTCGCCCGATGTGATCAAGTGGCTCGGCCTCTTCTCGCCGGTCACGCTCATCGACGGCGTACAGACCGCCTTCCTCGGCGCCACCTCCGCCTTCCCCGGTGAAGCGGGACCGGGAACCGGCGTGGGCATGGTCTATCTGCTCGTCGTCCTCGCGCTCGTCTTCGGCTCGTACGCCGTCCTGATGCGCCGCTACCGAAAGGTCGGGCTGTGA
- a CDS encoding ABC transporter ATP-binding protein, with translation MIATESLSKRFPRVTALDRLSLDIGPGVTGLVGANGAGKSTLIKILLGLSPATEGRAAVLGLDVATSGGAIREQVGYMPEHDCLPPDVSATEFVVHMARMSGLPPTAARERTADTLRHVGLYEERYRPIGGYSTGMKQRVKLAQALVHDPKLVLLDEPTNGLDPVGRDEMLGLIRRVHTDFGISVLVTSHLLGELERTCDHVVVIDGGSLLRSSSTSDFTQITTTLAVEVTDTDTHPDGTAVLREALSAAGITLHARVEDGLPGAGHILLLEATGEETYDVVRDTVAGLGLGLVRMEQRRHHIAEVFRPEAQGAQGAQEQEVQVR, from the coding sequence GTGATCGCGACCGAAAGCCTGAGCAAGCGGTTCCCCAGGGTGACCGCTCTTGACCGGCTCTCCTTGGACATCGGACCCGGTGTGACCGGCCTGGTGGGCGCCAACGGAGCCGGCAAGTCCACGTTGATCAAGATCCTGCTGGGTCTGTCCCCCGCCACGGAAGGCCGGGCCGCGGTGCTCGGACTCGACGTCGCCACCAGCGGCGGCGCCATCCGCGAGCAGGTGGGGTACATGCCCGAGCACGACTGCCTGCCGCCCGATGTCTCGGCCACCGAGTTCGTCGTCCACATGGCGCGCATGTCCGGGCTGCCACCCACGGCCGCCCGCGAGCGCACCGCAGACACCCTGCGCCATGTCGGCCTGTACGAGGAGCGGTACCGCCCCATCGGTGGCTACTCGACCGGTATGAAACAGCGCGTCAAGCTTGCGCAGGCCCTGGTCCACGACCCGAAGCTGGTCCTCCTGGACGAGCCGACCAACGGTCTCGACCCGGTCGGCCGCGACGAGATGCTGGGCCTGATCCGCCGCGTCCACACCGACTTCGGCATCTCGGTCCTGGTCACCTCTCATCTCCTCGGTGAGCTCGAGCGCACCTGTGATCATGTTGTCGTCATCGACGGCGGCTCGCTGCTGCGCTCCAGTTCCACCAGCGACTTCACCCAGATCACCACGACCCTCGCGGTCGAGGTCACCGACACGGACACACATCCCGACGGCACCGCGGTGCTCCGTGAGGCGCTCTCCGCCGCCGGAATCACGCTCCACGCGCGCGTGGAGGACGGTCTGCCGGGCGCGGGCCACATCCTGCTCCTCGAGGCGACGGGAGAGGAGACGTACGACGTGGTGCGCGACACCGTCGCCGGGCTCGGCCTCGGTCTCGTACGGATGGAACAGCGCCGCCACCACATCGCGGAGGTCTTCCGCCCCGAGGCACAGGGCGCACAGGGCGCACAGGAGCAGGAGGTGCAGGTTCGATGA
- a CDS encoding M24 family metallopeptidase, giving the protein MALAVAGELTAELRGFKEVQRLAYACAEAVAAQLKPGVTERGAARMQREWLRERGVRDWFHLPFAWFGDRTAFTDFRIPLQFFPTNRVLEAGMPFILDMAPVHKGYTADIGYSGCLGPSPVHNRLLADLEAHRELILREVRERRSLREIYEDVDRLMVRQGYANRHRAYPFGVIAHKIGRVKERRFSPHLFGFGTQSLKGLVSDAVHGHRDGWSPLWSPYTFSDHPPRPGLWAVEPHLGFRGTGAKFEEILVVTDSRDPQASAFWLDDDLPHVRRWAEERVA; this is encoded by the coding sequence ATGGCCTTAGCAGTGGCAGGCGAACTGACCGCGGAACTGCGGGGGTTCAAGGAAGTGCAGCGCCTCGCGTACGCATGCGCGGAGGCGGTCGCGGCGCAGCTCAAGCCCGGTGTGACAGAGCGCGGGGCGGCGCGGATGCAGCGTGAGTGGCTGCGTGAGCGGGGCGTGCGCGACTGGTTCCACCTGCCCTTCGCCTGGTTCGGGGACCGTACGGCCTTCACCGACTTCCGGATACCGCTCCAGTTCTTCCCGACCAACCGCGTGCTCGAGGCGGGCATGCCCTTCATCCTCGACATGGCCCCGGTCCACAAGGGCTACACCGCGGACATCGGTTACTCCGGCTGCCTCGGCCCCAGCCCCGTGCACAACAGACTCCTCGCCGATCTGGAGGCGCACCGCGAGCTGATCCTGCGCGAGGTGCGGGAGCGGCGTTCGCTGCGCGAGATCTACGAGGACGTGGACCGGCTGATGGTCCGGCAGGGGTACGCCAACCGGCACCGCGCGTATCCCTTCGGGGTCATCGCCCACAAGATCGGCCGGGTGAAGGAGCGCCGCTTCTCGCCGCACCTCTTCGGGTTCGGCACACAGTCGCTGAAGGGGCTTGTCAGCGATGCGGTGCACGGTCACCGGGACGGCTGGTCGCCGCTGTGGAGCCCGTACACGTTCTCCGACCACCCGCCCCGGCCGGGGCTGTGGGCGGTCGAGCCCCATCTCGGATTCAGGGGTACGGGCGCGAAGTTCGAGGAGATCCTGGTGGTCACCGACTCCAGGGACCCTCAAGCGAGCGCGTTCTGGCTGGACGACGATCTGCCGCATGTGCGGCGCTGGGCGGAGGAGAGAGTCGCGTGA